The DNA sequence TTTTATGGCTTTTTGTCTATAAACTATACTAGATTAAATATGCACAAAATGATACAATTATATAAATTTGTTATTAGGAGGTTATATGTACTTAAATTGTGGCTATATGCATAACTCTGCCATAGACTTCAAAGATAAATCAAGGCCGCTTATTGTAGGAAGCTGTGGCACTTATCGTCTACTCACCAAACCGAAACTTCCTACCTATAGACCTCGTGGTCGTCTGGACTATCAGCTGATTTATATAAGTTCAGGACAGGCACATTTTCATTTTAATAATAAGGACAGTGAAACTGTTATAACTGCCGGAAATATGGTTTTATTTCGTCCAAAGGAATTTCAAAAATATGAATACTATGGTACAAACAGAACCGAAGTGTACTGGGTACATTTTACCGGAAGTGATGTAAAAAATATTTTGAGAAAATATGGTATCAGTGACGATCTACATTATTTCTTTGTAGGTACATCCTTGGAATATGAAAGAATATATAAAAAAATAATATCAGAGTTGCAGCGTTGCCAAGATGACTATGAAGAGCTGCTCTCAATACTTATGCAGCAGCTACTTATCTGCATACATAGAGAACTTAAAAAGGAAAGAAAGATCTCAGATATTTATCTGGACAACGAAATGGATATGGCAACTCAGTATTTCAGCGATAACTACAGTAGCGAAATCAATATTGAAGAATATGCCTCTTCAAGAGGTATGAGTATAAGCTGGTTTATTAGAAACTTTAAAAAATATTCCGGAACTACACCTATGCAATTTATTGTTTCAGCCAGAATATCCAATGCACAGTTACTTCTTGAAACCACAAAATATTCCATATCCGAAATCTCAAGAATTGTCGGATATGACAATCCACTATACTTTAGCAGACTTTTTCATAAGATAAAAGGATTCTCACCCTCAGAGTATAGAAAAAATATAAAATAATAAATAGCTGTCACTTTAAGTATTTAAAGCGACAGCTAATATTTTATATAAACAAAATATTATAAAAGAGATTAAATAAACCTGCTAAAACCATTACAAATATAGGATTCTTATTATATTTTATCAAAAGTACCATACATATAATAAATATAACCACCATATGCAATCTAAGATTCTCTATTGCTATTTCACTTATACCCAAGGCTGATTGTAATATCTTTATACCTGATATTGCAATCATTGATACTATAGCCGGTCTTAAAATACTCAATATTGACTGCAACATTCTCAGTTTCTTATATTTCATATATACCTGAGCTAGTAAAGTCACCAAAATGAAAGATGGCATTATACAACCAAGAGTAGCTACTATAGCTCCTTTTATTCCTGCAATCCTTATACCTACAAAGGTAGCTGAATTTATAGCAATAGGTCCCGGAGTCATCTGTGATATAGTGATAAGATCATTAAATTCTGCTATCGTCAGCCAGTGATTCGCATCCACCACCTCACTTTGTATAATCGGCATGGCTGCATATCCTCCACCAAAACTGAAAGCTCCAATTTTTAAAAAGCTTATAAAAAGTTTTAGATAAATCATTTGCTTTTCTCCATACACTTAGATAAAAGAGTCTGTATGACTCCAACTAAAATACAGATCAATATAATATATATCACATTTACTTTAAAATAAAAATTAATTAAAAAAGCTATCAGCATTATAAACACACTTAAAGCACTCTTCTTACCAATTATATCAGATCCCATCTGATAACTTACAGAAGCAATAACCGCACCAACTCCTGCCTGCATTCCCTCAAGCATATATGCAATAAAAGCATTCTCACGAAACAGTGTATAAAATATTGATATAACTGAAATTATAAGAAAAGGGGGAATGACCGTGGCAAAAGTTGCCACTACCACTCCTACTATTCCTGCAAGCTTATATCCCACTGCTATAGCCCCATTTACTGCAATAGCTCCCGGTGCTGACTGTGCAATAGCCACCAAATCAAGCATTTCATCATTTTCTATCCAATGATACTCATCCACAAACTTTTTCTTCATCAATGTAACTATCACATAGCCACCCCCAAATGTGAATGCACTCAAATAAAGTGTTGAAATAAAAAGCTTAATAAGGATTTTCTTATTCATTTTCTTTTACTATTTCATCAATCTTCTTTAACTCTTCTTCACTAAATGAAGTATTTTCTATAGCCGCAATATTATCAAGTACCTGTGAAGGTTTTGAAGCACCTATAAGTACAGATGTCATGACATCATCTTTAAGTACCCAAGCAAGTGCCATTTGTGCCAAACTTTGCTGTCTTGCTTTTGCAATATCATTCAGTTTACTTATAGCTTCAAGTTTCTTTGCTGTAAGATTGTTTTCATTTAAGAATCTTCCATCAGTAACTACTCTACTATCAGACGGTATTCCATTAAGATATCTATCACTTAAAAGTCCCTGTGCCAGTGGACTAAAAGATATAATACCCTTCTTTAGTTTGCCTGACATATCCTTTAATCCATTATTTTCAATAGTTCTATCAAATATTGAATATCTGTTTTGATTTATTATAAAAGGAACTTTAAGCTCATTTAAAATCTTTGTTGCCTGTTCCAAAGTCTCACCGTCATAGTTTGAAAGTCCGACATACAATGCCTTTCCAATATTTACTATCTGTGCCAGAGCACCACATGTCTCCTCAAGAGGTGTATTCTTATCCATTCTGTGATGATAGAATATGTCTACATATTCAAGTCCCATTCTTTTTAAACTCTGATCAATACTTGCTATAAGATACTTTCTACTTCCAAAATCACCATAAGGACCATCCCACATAGTATACCCTGCCTTGGTACTAATGATCATTTCATCTCTGTATTTTCCTAAATCTTCCTTTAGGATTATACCAAAATTCTTTTCAGCACTTCCCGGTGCAGGACCATAGTTATTTGCCAGATCAAAATGAGTGATACCATTGTCAAAAGCTGTAAACAAAATATCCTTCATACTTTCAAGATTTGAATGGTCTCCAAAATTATGCCAGAGTCCAAGTGACACCAATGGCAACTTTAATCCACTGTTACCACAATGAGCATATTTCATTTTCTCATATCTGTCTTCCTTTGCAAAATACATAAAAAACTCCTTTCAAATATCAATTTTCAAATTCTCTAAACATCATTAAAAAAATGATTAACATAGCTACAGCTGCAAATAAAATAGCTTTTTCAGCCCAAAGTCTCACAAACAAATATCCTACCATAGTACCTATAATAAATACAAATATACATACATAATAATAAAGTCCTTTTTCAAGTGCAGACTTATCACCGGTTTTTATTCCTCGATACATATTCTGGGTTCCTGCTTTTAAATTTCCGGTACACATAGTAGTCGCCATAGCTGTACCCCTAACCTTTGGAAATGTAGCAAACTGCACTCCTGATATCATAGATATTATTGAATTGGCTATTTGGTTCATATCTTGAGGCAAAAAAGCTACAAATACAAACGCAACTATCTCAAATACTACTATTATCTGTCTCCAATGTATAATATTAATCTTTTCTTTTCTATGTTTTATTATTTCACATATAGCCACACCTATGGCAAAGGACAATATCGGTATAATATAATTTACCGATTCCAAAAACTTGCCTTCACATATCTTTAATGTCATCAGTATTATATTACCCGTTTCAGCATTGGCAAAAACTTTTCCACGATTTATATATGAATACGCATCCATAAAGCCTCCGGAAAGTGCCAAAAGTATCCCCACCATTATGGACTCTGATATCTGCCATCTTTTCATTTTGCTCCTCATAGTCTAAAAAGAATACTCTTATATTTTAAACTATTGTTAACTAAAATAAAAGTCTATAAAAAATGACCCGCTAATATCAGATTACACCCTGAATTTAGCGAGTCTATAAGAATTATTTTAATGTTGTAAATGTATCCAATGCCTTTTGAGCTTTCTCTTCAGAAATACTGCTGGCTGTAATTATTGCCATAAAATTTCCGGATTTTATATAAATTTGCTTTCTATATACTGTATAATCTCCGGTTGTATCAGTTGCACTCATTGCTATAGTCTCTTTGCCATTGAACATAGCCTTGGCACTTTCTACACTGACATTTACCATGCCTGCAGCCTTATATTGCTCCTGTAATTTGGCTACCACCGCCTCTAATTCTGTCTCCGTCTCAAAAGGTGTACCCATCTTTTCAATAACAACATTTACATTGCTGACTCCTGTTCCATTCTCACTGGTAGCATATACATCCATATATATACTTTCATCTGCTGCCTCCTGTGACATACCGGATTGCTTTATGAAAATATCTCTCATCTGTGCAATATTATCTCTGCTCTCCATCTTATAATTGTTGGCAGGTGCATCAAATTTGATATTGAAAACTTCATTTGTATATACAGAATCTTCTTTTCTACCTCTATAGTACTGTATATCATCTTCTACATGAGTTTCCTCTTTTAGAACCTCTGCCTGTGTAGTTAGAACCTCTGTTGTTGGAACTTCTGTGCTTGTTTCAACAGCACTTGATTCCACTTGTGTACTTTCAGCTGTAGTTTCAGTTTTATTTCCTCCGCCACAGGCAGTCATCATAACAGTTAAAAATAACAATGGTATAAAAATGTTTTTTTTCATATCACCACTCCATGTAATAATCATAAAATTTATCTATATTAAATATCAATAAAATATTACAACAGTGTGATTAAAATGTAAATATTTTTTTAACCAGATTTTATATAATCTTAACTTTTTTTATGTAATGGAGGCTGTTTCTAATATTTTCATTACTTACTTTATTCTCATTGTTTTCCTTATTATCATTATTGTACTTATGTAAAAAAGCTTCTTTTATTTTATTCCAAAAAATAAAACCTCAAATCACAAATATTTAATCTGCTTTTGTAAATGCATTCAAACAATCCTCAACTTGTTCATCTGTAGTATTTACTTCTATAACAGCTACATGATTTCCTGACTGTAAAAAAACTTCTGTATGATAATATTTCACACTACCTGAAGTTAATACTGAATTAAGACAGGGAACATCCTCACCTAAAAAATTTAATGTGTTGCTTTCCACTTTAATATTTTCATCACCTAATCCCTTATTATCGTCCTTTATTACAGCAATCTCTTCGTCTATATAGGATTTTATATCTGTACTATCTTCTAAAATTTTAAACGACACAGTTTTACCGCTATCACTACTATTAGCTTCCATTCTTATTGAATAATCACCATGACTTATATGCATAGCACTAAGCTCTTGGTCATCTACCATTTCCATATTTGCCACTTTAGCATCAAACTTTATATTAAATACATCATTTATATATACATCACCATCAAGTATACCATCCAGACTGGTATCCCTACTTTCCTCTGTAAATGATTTTACCACTTTATCATTATCATAGCTTTTTTTTGCTTTGCTGCCACAGGCTGTTATAGAAAATATTGACACCATAATAATACCAATCATTATAAAATTAAATTTTTTTCTCATTTTACCTCCCACCTACAAAATATACTTTTTTATTTGAGTATATCATCTATTTAAATAAAAACAATAATTTAAAATTTTATACTGTATTTTTGCAAATTCCCTATATAAAAACCGACCAACAAAAGTTAGATTCTAGATCCAACTTTTGTTGGTCGGTTCATAAAGTATGACTTTATATTTATTCTGCCTTGGTAAACATATCCATTCCTGTTTTAGCTATCTCTTCATCCATTGTCATAAGAACAACTATTGCTATACGATCACCTGACTTTATAAATGCCTGAATCTGATACTGTGTTACACCACCTGAAGTGATTTCTGTCTTCACACATGGTACATCCTCACCCAAAAGTTTTATTGTAGCAGTTTCAACCTTTGAGTCTTCCATACCCATCTCTTCATTTATTTTCTTTTGTCCATCAACTACTGTCTCCATGTATGCCTGAACATCATTAAATTCCTCATTCATTATACCTATCATTACAGTTTTTGTATAAGTACTGTCATAAGCATATGCTTCTAAAAGCCCATCAGGTGCATCCTGTCCTAAAGCAGCCAATTCTTCAGGACTTGCTAAAATCATACCATTAGCTTCTGCATCAAACTTTATATTGAAAGCTTTATTTGTATAAACACTACCTTCAGTTACACCGCTTAAATCATCCGTTTTAGCTTCAGAAAGACTCTCTGTAGTTTCTTCAGCCTTCTTTTCATCAGTCTTTTGACTTGCTTCCTTACTTTCTGTTGCAGATGTTTCAACCTTCTCAGTCTTTGCATTAGCACCACATGCTGTTACCGCCAATACTGATGCTATAGCCAATGCAGCTAATTTAAAATTTTTTCTCATAATATCCTCCATTTTGTAAAATAGTATCTCGCTGATTATACAAAATAGAACATGTGAAAAAATTATAATTTGTATTAATTTTTTATTTAAAATAATAAAAATATAATATGCTATAACTTTTATTTAGCTAGAGTAAAGATATCAAATGCATTTTCAACAAATTCTTGATCTCTTCCCATTGCTAAAGCAATCAATGTATATTCTCCATATGGAATAAATATATACTTTTTATAACTCTTTTCACCATCAGAATAAGTCTCTACAGTACTTCTACTAATAAAATCTTCTCCAAGAAAATTTATCTTTTTTTTGGTTAATTCTACAGTTTTATTATCTTCTTCATCAAAATAGGTTTCTGTAGTTTCTTCTTCTTTGGTTTCTTCTCTACTCTTAGATACCATAATGACAATAGTATTGTCATATGTAACATCATGTGCCATCATATCTATATACATGTTCCCACTGTCAATATAGTCTTTTATTTCTCTGTCTGGAGGATTACCCATTAATTCCAGTTCCTCCTGTGTTGAAAAAATCATATGCTTTTTGCTGATATCGCATTGCATATTCAACATATTGCTTGTATAAACAGAATCTTTTATTTCTCCTCTTGCAAAGCGTGATCTTTCTTTTACAATGTCATCTTTTTCCGGTTTTGTCTTCCTATTTGAATCAGTATTTTTGGCGTCTTCAAATATATCAAAAAGCTTTTGGGCATCTTCTTCATCATAACAACATGCACTGATTTCTACTATATACTCTTCTATCTTAAAATATAATTGTTTTTCATAATATCCAGGCATTTCTATACCTTCATATTCTGATTTCCAGCTTATCTCTATACCCGGTACCTTTTTTCCTGCTATTACTCCGGAGCTTGAATGGATATCCATAGTTTCATTATCATCTTCGATCGGGTCTTCTTCAAATTCCTTAATAACCTTTTTTGTATAATCATATATATTCCTTACATCCGGATCTTTGTAGATAAATATATCAACAGTTCTTGTAGGGTCTGATATATCAATAGCATGCATATCGCTTACCATGTAGTATTCATCATCTAATCTTTTATCTATATCCTCTATATCTGACCTATCTGTTATGGCATCTGAAAACTCTCCCATAAACTCTGATTCATAGTATACCTCCATATTATTGGATTTTGCATCAAACCTGAGATTCAACATTTTACTTATATATACACCATCTTCAATATTCCCTAATGACAATTTTGATGTATTGAGTTTTTTATTTTCTTCTTCAGTTTCTTTGTTTTCCTTGTCCTCTTTCTTCTCTTTCTTTTCTTTTTTTGCTTTCTTTTTATACGACCTTTCTTTCTTTACAGTTTCTTTTTCTGTATTTTTGCCTGTTTTATTTTCACTACCACCACATCCTGATAAAAAAAGCATCAATACAATAATCATACTTATAATAGATTTTTTTAGATTTCTTTTCATCACGCCCTCCTTAATGTCCAACTACGATTTAATAAAATTATAAACCTTAATAAAGTAAAAATATATTATATATAATGACGAAAACAAGTTATTATTTTTAGTTTATATTGCTATATAACCATTTAAAAAACAGCTTATAGTACAAAAATAATATATTATTTTATTTATTTTTACATATAAAAACTTAATCAAAACAGTGAGAAGTTTTTTATATAAAAAAAGCATACCCTGATATACTGCTTCATTGCATCCTGAAAAATTTGAATTTCAATTTGTGAACGACTACGAATCATATCACAAACAGTACGTTCAAGATTATAAATGAAAGCTTCATTTCCAAAAGGTGTTTTTGCTTTTGAAATTCCAAGTTCAAAAAAGTCTTTTTTGAAAGTTTTGCCACTTTTTGTAATCAGTATTTAGAGAAAAATAACCTTGAAAAAAGAGTAGACCATCGTTCCTTTGAAAGACAGGGTATAGAAGAAATACCAACCATTCATTTAGGAGCAAGTGCCAGTGCCTTAGAAAGAAAAGGCATTGAAACCGATAAAGGAAACATAAATAGAGAAATTAAAAAGCATAACTCTTTAGTCAAAACTATTAGAGAAAGAATATCGGAGCTTACTTCTTGTATAGGTTCTTTACTTTGAAATTTACAATCAAAATATGATGAATATAAACAGACAAGACAAGATAAAATAGACAATAAAGCAGAACTCTTTAATCTCTATGAATATATCTCAATTTGCAACGATATACAGAGAGAAAAAACAAAAAATCTATCCTATGAGGCATATAAACAAAAGAAACATAATATTAAATACACTCAATATTTATGGTATAATAATTGAATTTGTAGTTGATAAAGAGGTGGTAGCTATATGAATAATAAAATAGATAAAATTCATAAAGATGTTTATAGCAGCATTAAAGAATTGATGGATAATGCAAGAAACAAGGTTGCAAGAGAAGTTAATAATATCCTCATTCAAACTTATTGGGAGATTGGGCGAATTATCGTATAAGATGAACAGGGAAATTCTGATAGAGCCAAGTATGGAAAACAGTTAGTAACAGACTTATCAAAGAGGCTCACCAAAGAATATGGTAAGGGATTTTCAAGATCTAATTTGCAAAATATGAGGAATTTTTATCTGTCATATCCAATTTGCCAGACACTGTCTGGCAAATTAAGTTGGTCGCATTATTGTGAACTACTTTCCATAAGCAATGAGCAGAAAAGGAGCTTTTATGAAAAAGAAACTATTAATGCAAATTGGTCTGTAAGAGAGCTAAAAAGGCAAATAAAAACATCACTTTTTGAAAGACTTTTACTTTCATCAGGAGATGAAAATAAAGAAAAGGTATTGGAGTTAGCCTTAAAGGGAAATGAAATAAATAAGGCAAGTGATGTTGTAAAAGATCCTTATGTATTTGAATTTTTAGGACTGCCTGAAGAAAAGCCAATTATGGAAAGTGATTTAGAAAAAGCCTTAATAGCTCATATTGAAAAATTCTTGCTTGAACTTGGCAAGGGCTTTATGTATGTAGGCTCACAACAAAGAGTAACACTTGGAAATACCCATTATTATGTTGATATGGTATTTTATAACAAGATACTTAAGAGCTATGTTTTGATTGAGCTAAAAACAGGAAAGCTAATGACGGAAGCAGTCGGACAAATCAATATGTATCTTAACTACTACAAGACGGAAGTTAATGACGATATGGATAATGAACCGATTGGAATTATCCTTTGTACCCGTCTTCCGTCGAAGTACTATGAAATTTCCGACGTTTCAAATTTTTAGCAAACTATTTAATTTTATACAATTCTTTTAAACCCTTTATTTTAAAGGCTTTTCTTACATAAAAAATAATTTGAAAAAATTGAAAAAATTTTTACAGCATGTTATAATCATAGTACTTCATAGTACTTTACTTTTAGAGGTGTTTATGGCTTATTTTTTGAGAAAAGAAAAGAAGAAAAAAGGTACTTATCTTCAGATGTATGAATCATTTTGGGATAAGGATAAAAAGCAACCAAGAACAAGAAATGTAAAATCTTTTGGTTACGTTGAAGATCTGACTTCAGATGAGATTCCGGATCCGATTAAATTTTATAGCGATTATGTAAAAGAGCAAAATGAGAATAGAACAAAAGTTCTTTCTGAAGAATCCCGTCCTCGTGCATTTTCCACTCCTGTTGAACTTAATATAGGACACTTCTTGCTCTACTCATTGATTGATGAGCTTGATGTTAAGGAAACTATTGATATACTTGCTTCTCAAATGCGTTTTCAGTTCTCTGTATTTGACTTAATTACACAACTTATTTATGCAAGGGTTATATCACCATGCTCTAAGTCAAAGACAGCCTCTCATGTCTTTCCATACATTTACGGCAGCTCTACAATCTCTGAAGACCAAGTATATGACGGGTGTTCTTTCATAGGAGAGTCTTATAAGAAGTACATTGATTTGTTTAATCACTCTTATGAAAAGTATTTTAAAAGAGATTTAAGCAATGTATTTTTCGATTGTACTAATTATTACTTTGAAATTGATCTTCCTAGCGATGACAAGCAAAAGGGACCTTCAAAAGAGAATAGGCACTCTCCGATAATAGGGCAGGCTTTACTTTTAGATGCTGATCTAGTACCTGTCTCCATGCAAATGTATCCCGGAAATGAATCGGAAAAGCCATATATTAGAAAAGTTATTGAAGAAATGAAGCAACGACACAGCGTATCAGGCAAGACAATTCAGGTGGCTGATAAAGGCCTTAATTGTGCAAGAAATATTTATGCTGCAGTTAAAGAAGCTAGTGACGGCTATATATTTTCAAAATCAATACATGGTAAGAATCTAAGTGAAAAGGAAAAGAAATGGGTTCTACTTGAGAATGATACAAATGTCTTTTCTAATTACACTGATGAAAGAGGTAATATATCTTTTCGTCTTAAATCCTGTATTGACAGCTTTGATTACAGTTTTAAAGAGATTGATCCGGAAACAGGAAAAGAGAGTGTTACAAGGTTTTCTGTAAAAGAAAAGCGTATCGTCTCTTATAATCCTAACCTTGCAAAGAAACAAAGGCTTGAAATAATGAAAATGGTCGATAAAGCTTCAAAGTTTTCTACATACAAAAATATCGCTAAAGATGAACTTGGAGATTGTGCTAAATATGTAGACATTATAACTAAAGATAGTACAGGCAAGACAATAAAGCCTATAATAGATTTAAATAAATCTAAGATTGATGAAGATCTTAAATATGCAGGATATAATCTTTTAGTGACATCCGAAATAGATATGGAGCCATTACAGGTATATAAAACATACCATAGCCTATGGAAGATCGAAGAATCTTTTAGACTTACAAAATCATACCTGGATGCAAGACCCGTTTATTTACAGAAAAAAGAAACAATCTATGGGCATTTTTTGATATGCTACCTTAGCTTGTTTCTTTTAAGAGTATTAGAAATCAAGTGTTTCAAGAATAAAATAAACTCTTATGACTTGATCAACTTTATGCGTGATTTTAGGGTGGTAAATAAAGGTGATGATACATATATCAATATATCAAGAAACCAGGCCGTTAACGAAAAGGTTAAAAAACTGGTTGGTTTTAGTAACCTTGATGCCCTCTATTTAACCAAAGCTGAAGTCGACAATTTCTTTCAAAACTGCATGCTCTTGTATACCTAGAGTACTAGGTTTTGAGAGAAACGACGGAAGTCAGGTTTTATAACAAGATACTTAAGAGCTATGTTTTGATTGAGCTAAAAACAGGAAAGCTAATGCCGGAAGCAGTCGGACAAATCAATATGTATCTTAACTACTACAAGACGGAAGTTAATGACGATACGGATAATGAACCGATTGGAATTATCCTTTGTACCGATAAGGACAGTATACAGGCAGAATATGCACTTGGCAGTTTGTCCAATAAGATATTTGCTTCTAAATACACTTTATATATTCCTAATAGAGAACAATTAGAAGAACAAGTCGAAAGAGTTTTAAGGAATTACAAGGAAAAATAAAGTTAATTGAAAAAAGAATGTTTTCACTGAAAACAGTGGATAGCGACTTATTTGGGGATATGCCACTAAGTAGTCAATGCCTATATTTTCATTTATCAATGAAATCTATGCAGTAGATACCGGTAGGAATGTTAAGGCAGTATATAGAGCGAAAGGACTTGATGGAAAGCATACAGGAAGTCATACCATTTACGGATATAAAAAAGCATACCCTGATATACAAGGTATGCTTGATTTATTTATATTTAGTTCCGGTATTTTACATCATTCCCATTCCACCGCCTGCAGGCATTGCAGGTGCATCTTCTTTGATATTAGCTACCGCTGACTCTGTTGTAAGAAGTGTAGATGCAACTGAGTTTGCATTCTGAAGTGCTGATCTTGTAACCTTTGCAGGATCTAAGATACCTGCCTTAACCATATCCACATATTCTTCTCTATAGGCATCAAATCCTACACCTTCACTTGACTCTCTTACCTTGTTTACAACAACGCTTCCCTCAAGTCCTGCATTCTCTACTATTCTGAAAAGTGGTGCCTCAAGTGCTTTAAGTATGATCTTTGCACCTGTTCTCTCATCACCTTCCAAAGTATCTACAAGCTTTGCAACTTCCTTACTTGCGTGAATATAAGCTGAACCACCTCCTGCAATGATACCTTCCTCAACTGCTGCTCTTGTAGCATTTAGTGCATCTTCCATACGAAGCTTAGCTTCCTTCATCTCAGTCTCTGTAGCTGCACCTACTCTGATAACAGCTACACCACCTGAAAGCTTAGCAAGTCTTTCCTGTAATTTCTCCTTGTCAAACTCTGATGTAGTTTCTGACAGCTGTGCCTTGATCTGAGTAACTCTCTTTTCGATATCAGCCTTTGAACCCTGTCCGTCAACGATAACTGTATTCTCTTTTTGAACCTTAACACTTTTTGCACGACCAAGGCTTGCAAGTGTAGCATCCTTAAGTTCAAGTCCAAGCTCCTCGCTGATCACTGTCCCGCCTGTAAGAACAGCTATATCCTTTAACATATCTTTTCTTCTGTCACCATATCCCGGAGCCTTTACAGCTACAACATTGAATGTTCCTCTAAGCTTATTTACTATAAGTGTTGTAAGAGCCTCACCCTCAACATCCTCAGCTATAATAAGAAGCTTCTGTCCTGATTTAACAAGCTCCTCAAGTACAGGTAAGATATCCTGAATATTTGAGATCTTCTTATCTGTAATAAGTATGTATGGATCATCAAGATTTGCTTCCATCTTCTCCATATCTGTACACATATATGCAGAAACATAACCTCTGTCAAACTGCATACCCTCTACCAAATCAAGCTCTGTAAGCATAGTCTTTGACTCTTCGATAGTGATAACACCCTCATTGGTTACCTTCTCCATAGCGTCAGCTACAAGGCTACCAACCTCATCATCACTTGCAGATATGGCTGCAACTCTTGCGATCTGCTCTTTTCCATTTATAGGCTCACTCATCTTTGCAATAGCTTCAACTGCTGCATCTGTAGCCTTCTTCATTCCCTTACGAAGGATAATAGGATTTGCACCTGCTGCCAGGTTCTTCATTCCTTCATTTATCATTGCCTGTGCAAGAACTGTAGCTGTTGTTGTACCGTCACCAGCCACATCATTTGTCTTTGTAGCAACTTCCTTTACAAGCTGTGCACCCATGTTCTCAAATGCATCTTCAAGCTCTATTTCCTTTGCAATAGTTACACCGTCATTTGTGATAAGTGGTGTACCGAATGACTTATCAAGTACAACATTTCTTCCCTTAGGTCCCAATGTAACTCTTACTGTATCAGCCAGCTTATTTACACCGGCTTCCAATGCTTTTCTGGCTTCAACGCCATATTTAATATCCTTAGCCATGATTTATCTCCTTTAAACTTTATAAAAACGATTTATTCAATTACTGCCAAAATATCATTCTGCTTTACAACGATATACTCAACCTTGTCAAGTTCTACCTCTGTACCTGCATACTTGGAATAAATAACCTTATCTCCTACCTTAACCTGCATCTTTATTTCTTTTCCGTCCACGACTCCACCCGGACCTAC is a window from the Lachnoanaerobaculum umeaense genome containing:
- a CDS encoding helix-turn-helix domain-containing protein: MYLNCGYMHNSAIDFKDKSRPLIVGSCGTYRLLTKPKLPTYRPRGRLDYQLIYISSGQAHFHFNNKDSETVITAGNMVLFRPKEFQKYEYYGTNRTEVYWVHFTGSDVKNILRKYGISDDLHYFFVGTSLEYERIYKKIISELQRCQDDYEELLSILMQQLLICIHRELKKERKISDIYLDNEMDMATQYFSDNYSSEINIEEYASSRGMSISWFIRNFKKYSGTTPMQFIVSARISNAQLLLETTKYSISEISRIVGYDNPLYFSRLFHKIKGFSPSEYRKNIK
- a CDS encoding YoaK family protein; amino-acid sequence: MKRWQISESIMVGILLALSGGFMDAYSYINRGKVFANAETGNIILMTLKICEGKFLESVNYIIPILSFAIGVAICEIIKHRKEKINIIHWRQIIVVFEIVAFVFVAFLPQDMNQIANSIISMISGVQFATFPKVRGTAMATTMCTGNLKAGTQNMYRGIKTGDKSALEKGLYYYVCIFVFIIGTMVGYLFVRLWAEKAILFAAVAMLIIFLMMFREFEN
- a CDS encoding chromate transporter, encoding MIYLKLFISFLKIGAFSFGGGYAAMPIIQSEVVDANHWLTIAEFNDLITISQMTPGPIAINSATFVGIRIAGIKGAIVATLGCIMPSFILVTLLAQVYMKYKKLRMLQSILSILRPAIVSMIAISGIKILQSALGISEIAIENLRLHMVVIFIICMVLLIKYNKNPIFVMVLAGLFNLFYNILFI
- a CDS encoding chromate transporter; translated protein: MNKKILIKLFISTLYLSAFTFGGGYVIVTLMKKKFVDEYHWIENDEMLDLVAIAQSAPGAIAVNGAIAVGYKLAGIVGVVVATFATVIPPFLIISVISIFYTLFRENAFIAYMLEGMQAGVGAVIASVSYQMGSDIIGKKSALSVFIMLIAFLINFYFKVNVIYIILICILVGVIQTLLSKCMEKSK
- a CDS encoding IS1634 family transposase, whose protein sequence is MAYFLRKEKKKKGTYLQMYESFWDKDKKQPRTRNVKSFGYVEDLTSDEIPDPIKFYSDYVKEQNENRTKVLSEESRPRAFSTPVELNIGHFLLYSLIDELDVKETIDILASQMRFQFSVFDLITQLIYARVISPCSKSKTASHVFPYIYGSSTISEDQVYDGCSFIGESYKKYIDLFNHSYEKYFKRDLSNVFFDCTNYYFEIDLPSDDKQKGPSKENRHSPIIGQALLLDADLVPVSMQMYPGNESEKPYIRKVIEEMKQRHSVSGKTIQVADKGLNCARNIYAAVKEASDGYIFSKSIHGKNLSEKEKKWVLLENDTNVFSNYTDERGNISFRLKSCIDSFDYSFKEIDPETGKESVTRFSVKEKRIVSYNPNLAKKQRLEIMKMVDKASKFSTYKNIAKDELGDCAKYVDIITKDSTGKTIKPIIDLNKSKIDEDLKYAGYNLLVTSEIDMEPLQVYKTYHSLWKIEESFRLTKSYLDARPVYLQKKETIYGHFLICYLSLFLLRVLEIKCFKNKINSYDLINFMRDFRVVNKGDDTYINISRNQAVNEKVKKLVGFSNLDALYLTKAEVDNFFQNCMLLYT
- a CDS encoding aldo/keto reductase, with translation MYFAKEDRYEKMKYAHCGNSGLKLPLVSLGLWHNFGDHSNLESMKDILFTAFDNGITHFDLANNYGPAPGSAEKNFGIILKEDLGKYRDEMIISTKAGYTMWDGPYGDFGSRKYLIASIDQSLKRMGLEYVDIFYHHRMDKNTPLEETCGALAQIVNIGKALYVGLSNYDGETLEQATKILNELKVPFIINQNRYSIFDRTIENNGLKDMSGKLKKGIISFSPLAQGLLSDRYLNGIPSDSRVVTDGRFLNENNLTAKKLEAISKLNDIAKARQQSLAQMALAWVLKDDVMTSVLIGASKPSQVLDNIAAIENTSFSEEELKKIDEIVKENE